Part of the Edaphobacter lichenicola genome, CAGTGTGCTGAAAATCCTTCTCGTACCAGATCGGCCCCTCGTAGTAGAGGAGCTCTGGACGCTGTGTATTCCAGTCGCCCGGGACGCGAAGAGTGGCCGCGTTGGCGAAGTTGTAGTCCTGTGGATGGCCGCTCGGGTCGAAGGGGGCATTCATGAAAAAGCCGTCTTTGCGAAGCTCCTGATGCAGGGTGTAGATGCCGGTCGAATACTGGTCAACGATGGTGCGCCAGTCGCCATTCAGAGAAGTGGAGGGGCGATGGTCAATGTCTACGAGAAGGGTAGTGTTGGCTTGGGGACTCGTCTGGCAAAAGGCCGGCGTATTGAATCCGACGGCGAGAAGGCTGGCGGTCAGGATGCTGCGGGTTGCGGACTTCTGCATGAGGATGTTCTCCGGTCGTGATGCGGTAGTTCGCGCGGGTGTGCGCAGAAAAGAGCTACCGAGCCATAATACTTCGATCTTTGAACAATTGCCCAATGAGAGAGATTTATAGCGGGAAGATGTGGATACCTCAAGCGGTCAGAAGGGCGATAGTCACTAGAGCAAATCGGCGGATTGGCTGCGACCGCCTAAGCAGAACTGGGCGAATCAACCTCTGCCCAGGGAAGAAACAGAGAGAAGATGGTGCCGTGGTGGATCGGATGCTCACTGCTGCGATAAGTGAGTCGGCCCTGATGCCGAGTGACGATGCCGGCGGAGATCCAGAGGCCGAGGCCTGTACCGTTGAGATCCTTGGTGGTGTAGAAGGGCTCGAAGAGACGAGCCTTTACCGCCTGCGCCATGCCGTGGCCGGTGTCGGCGATCGTGATGCGAATGCCGTGCCGCGACTGCGCGGAGTTCGGAGAACAGTCGGTGGCGTCATGGGCGCGGACAATAAGACGGCCACCGCTGACGCGCATGGCGTCGATGGCATTTGCGATCAGGTTGTTGAGGACCTGTCGAATGTCATTTTCGAAACAGAGTATCGTAGTGCTTGTCTTGTAGGTGGCCTCCACCTTGATGTGCGAGTTGGCGAGCCGACCCTGATAGAGATTGAGGACGGCATCGACGAGATCCGCAGCGTTGACCTGTGTGGCGCGCACGGCCTGACGATGAAAGCGGAGCGTTTGCGTGGCGATCTGACAGACGCGGGAGAGTTCGCCCTGCGCGGTGTGGAGATACTCGCGTGTGTTTTCGGGCAGATCGGCGGAGAGGTTGATGAGGTAGAGCAGATTGGTAATGGCCTCGAGCGGATTGTTGATCTCGTGGGAGATGGAGCTGGCCAGGCGACCCACTGCGGCCAGTTTTTCGCTCTGAATGAGAGCAGCCTCGGCCTTCTTCTGAAGGGTAACCTCGAGCACGACAGCGGCGATAGCCTCGACCGAACCGTCTGCTGCGAAGACCGGAGAGTAGCTGACATTGAACGAACGTTGTTCGTCGGGACGTCCGGGGAGTTCGCCATGCAACAGCTGACCGCGGACCGGCCTGCCGGAGGCCGCTGTCTCGAGCAGCTCCTTAAGCCCCGGAAGGGAGACAACGTCGGTGATCACCTGGCCGAGGATCTTCTCTCGCGGCAGACCAATGATCTCTACCTGGCGATCATTGATCCGCAGATAGCGAAGAGTGGCCGCGTCGAACAGAGCGAGCCCGACGGGAGCGGTCTGGTAGATGGACTCCAGTTCGGAACGCTGACGTTCGGTCTCTTCCTGTCGTCGCTGGAGCGTTTCAGCGGACGTCTTGCGGTCGTCGATGTCGATGGCGACACCAAGCCAGTGAAGAATCTCGCCTGAGTCGTCGCGAACAGCCTGAGCACGAAGCCACCACCAGCGAGAAGAGCCGTCTTTAGCGCGGATCAGGCGGGCTTCGAGATCATACTCGGCTCCAGTAGCGACGGAGTGAGCCCAGGCTTGCGTGACACGCTCCCGGTCTTCGGAGTGGAAGGCGTTGAGCCAATGATCCCCGCCGAGTGTCTCGATCGTGAGTCCGACGTAGTCGAGGAATCCCTGGTTGGCGTAGGTAATGCTGCCGTCTGGCGCACCCATCCATATGGCTTGCGGATTCAGATCAGCCAGTACGCGGTAACGGGCCTCGCTCGTGACCAGGGCTTCTTCGCTCTTCTTGCGGTCGGTGATGTCGATGGTAAGTCCGCGAAGGCTGACTGGCTTGCCGTCGACAAAGATGATCTGGCCACGATTTTCGATCCAGAGAACCCGGCCATCTGCGGCCTGTATCTGGCATTCCACAACGATCATCTGGCCAGTCTCGACGGCAGCCTGCACTGCTGCAGCAATCGCAGGAAGGTATCTGGGGAGAAGGAATTTCTTGAAGGCGCGCGCGTCGGGGATGTCGGCAAGAGGATGGCCAAAGACGGGATAAGAGCCGGCCCCATAGGTGGCGATGCCCGTAGCGTAGTCTATGTCCCAGGTCGCGGCTCGAGCGGTCTGCTGGACGGAGGCGAGAAGATCCTGCTGCCGCTTGAGGATTTGATCGGATTGATGACGAGCCGTAACGTCGCGAAAGAAGAGGACCATGCCGTCGCTGTAAGGTCGGCATTGAATCGAGAACCAGATGTTGAATGGTTCCGGATAAAAGGCCTCGAACTCGCCGGGAATGCCGTTATCCATGGCTCGATGGAAGTGATAACGGGTGTCGCTCTTTGGGTGGGCCGCAGTGGGAAATTTCTCCCACAGATTCTTACCCAGGAGCTCGCCCACGGGACTGAGAAGCTGCCTGGCCTGGCGATTGAGAAAAGTGAAGTTCCAATGATGGTTCAGACTTACGACAGCGTCGGTGGTAGTTTCGAGAACCTGACGGAGCTGGCGGGCGGCCGCATTGCGAAGCAGTTCTGCACCCTTGCGGTCGGTGATATCGCTCGAGAAGATGATGATGCCGTCTTCGAAGGGACGCGCGGAGACTCGGAACCAGATGTCGAGCGGCTCGGGGTAGTAGGCCTCGAACTCAGTGGCGATGCGCCGGTCCATCGTGGTGCGGTAGTGAGAGCGGAAGGGCTCCTTCTGGTTTGACGGAAAGCGCTCCCAAAGATTTTCACCGATGAGTGTGTCGGTTTTGAGTATGTCGAGCGCGGCGCGATTGGCGAAGGTGCAAATCCAGTTGCGATTGATGCAGACGATGGAGTCTGGCGATGCATCGAAGATCTGCTCCAGCTGACGAACCGCCGAGTCGCGAAGAGTCTCGGCGCGTTTGCGGTCGGTGAGGTCGCGGTAATAAAGAGCGACGCCCTCGTCGGTGGGGAGGATGTGCACGTCAACCCAGACGTCGACGGGAGCGTAGTAGTGCTCGACATGCTGGGCGATGCGCGTCTGCATCACGGTGCGATAGGTGCGCTCGAGAGCGGTGCCGACGGTCTCGGGAAAGAGCTGCCAGTGGGTCTTGGAGTTGATATCCGACGGCTGGATGTGGCTGACTCGAACCGCTTCGGCGTTAGCGTAGGTGATCACCCAGTTGCGGTCAAAGCAGAGGATCGCCTCCGGCAGCCGTGCCACCAGCCGCGCGAGACTGTCGTTCTCAGCATCGCTCTCACGCCGGAACTGAGCCCGGCGATTGAGAGTGACAGGCGCTTTGGCGATGGAGTCAGGCATAGCGGCGCAGGCAGGGGCGAACTTCATATTACAGAGGAATCGTCGCCAGACCCAGATGCTTCTGCTTGCTCCTCAAGGCTGGCTTCGAGACGGTCCATACGCAACGTTAGAGTTTGAATGGCTGCGTACAGGTTCGCGATCTCAGCCTCCAGGTGAGTAACCCGTTGAGCGGTGGAGGTGCCTGGTTCTGCTCGCTCCACGCGCTCGGCTGGGTAAGCCGTAAGGTCCGGCGGCGCGCCAAGCAGATGAGCGTAGCGGGCCTCGCGGGAGCCAGGTTGCCGAGGAAGGACCGTCACCAGCGGAACGCTCTTTTCCGGCGTCGATTCGTCCGTCGCCGAGCGAGTGGCAAGGCGTTCGAGGGTGGACTGAACGGCCACAAGATCATCAAAGGTGAAGAGGCGGTCGGCGCGGCTGCGAAGCTCGCCAGGCGTCTGAGGACCGCGCAGCATCAGCAGGCAAAGGACGGCGGTCTCGTCGCGACGGAGGTTGAGGACCGTCCGGATACGATGCTCGTACTTGGGGACGCGGGCCTCGCGGACCGGAGTGGTGAGGGCAAGATCTTCGAGGGTATGGAGCGCCTGCCGAACCTCCTCCTCCGTCAGCTCCAGCACGGGCTCGCGGCTGGAGCGCTGGTTACACGCATTGACCAGGGCGTTGAGCGAGAGCGGTAGCTCTCAGGCGTGGTGATCTCTTTTTCAATCAGAGAGCCGAGGACGCGAAGCGGAATGGGGTCGAGCTGCATATCTACTAGGGTGCCACAAGCACGCGGGATCCGGCTCGTTCGATAATGGAGGACGATCTGAGGAGCGGCCGAGTGTTATCTATCGATGAAGACCAAGTAAAGGCATTGCTCTCCTATGACGAGCTGATTCCAGCGATGCGGCAGGCGCTGAAGGATTTCTCTGCCGGTCGCGTGGTGCAGCCGCTGCGAACGGTAATGTCGGTGGCCACATACTCCGGGGCCGCACACGCCGGATGGTTTGCCGTGATGCCGGCCGTCTACGGAGACGTGATGGGTGCGAAGATGGTCACATTTTACCCAGGTAACGCCGATAGAGGGAAGCATACGCATCAGGCGGTGATTCAACTGTTTCGTGCCGACACGGGCGAGCCGCTGGCCATGATGGACGGGCGGCTGATCACCGAGATGAGGACGGCGGCGGTATCGGCCGTGGCCGTCGACCTGCTCGCAAGGCCCGAGGCGAAGGTGCTGGGTATTCTTGGAAGCGGAGTTCAGGCCCGGTCCCATCTGCGGGCGCTGTCGCGAGTCCGAAAGTTTGAAGAGATTCGCGTTTGGAGCCGGACCGAGGGCAACGCAAGGAGGTTTGCCGAGGAGGTTGGGGCACGGGGTACGACGGCGGAGGAGGCAGTATCCGGCGCCGACGTCGTGCTGACGCTGACTAGTTCGCCCGAGCCGGTGCTGTTTGGCCGATGGCTCAAGAAAGACGCGATGGTCTGCGCGGTCGGTGCCGTAACACCAAACCGCAGGGAGCTCGACGAAGAGGCGATGCAGGGAGCCGTTGTGGTCGAGTCCCGAGAAGCCGCCCTGCGAGAGCCCGGGGATATTTTGCTGGCGAAGGCGCAGGTGAGTGCTGAGATTGGAGAGCTGCTGCAAGGCGGGGAGTTGGAGAGTGGTGATCGACCCGTGGTGTTCAAATCGGTCGGAATTGCCATCGAGGACATAGCCTCGGCGAAACTCGTGTATGACCGCGTGGTCGGAGCTGGCAGAAGCTAATTATTGATAGAGGTATGGTTACGGCTTCGAGGACAACGGGTTAGGAAGTTTGGAAGCCGTTCAAATATGACACTAAAGTTACAGAAGCAACCTCAGCTATTCGGAGATGAGTCCGATAAACTGGAAGAACGAAATGACGAATCGCGGACCGCATTTGGGGGCCGGCATTCGAACACTTGAACACGGGAGAGTTTGGATGCGGAGACTGCGCACGAAGGGCTTTGCAGCGGTTGCGGCCACCACGATGTTGATCTTTGGGATGAGCGGTTCGTCGTGGGCCAGGACCGTGCGTACCCGGGTACACGCCGGTCTGCGCAGCACTCTCCATACCTCCGCCCGGACTAAAACGCATCCGGTTGCGATCACAGGCGAAGAGGTGGTGCCGGGTGTGATGCCCGATGAGATCTCTTCGGGGGTGGCCTCGAGCGAGCTGTCGGACGACGGCAAGCCATATCAACTGCGGATGACAAATCTGCACACCGGCGAGAGCCTCGATGTTATCTACCGGATCGGCGACACCTATGTTCCTGAGGCGCTCGAGAAGCTGAACTACTTCCTGCGCGATCACTACACACAGGATGTAGTCCGCTATGAACCAAAAGAGTTCGATGTATTGCATGCGATGATGTCGCGGCTCGGACGGGTTAGTGGCGTCATCCAGGTTGTCTGCGGATACAGAACACCGGAGACGAATGAGGCGTTGCGGCACTCGTCGGTAAAGACCGGCGTCGCCGAGCACAGCCAGCACATGGAAGGTCATGCGATCGACCTTCGTGTACCGGGAGTTTCGACCGCACAGCTGAGGAATACGGCGCTCTCGCTCCACGCCGGTGGAGTCGGCTACTATCCCGTATCGCAGTTCGTCCACGTCGATGTCGGTCCGGTGCGCGAGTGGGCCTTTGGCGCAACTCCTCGCAAGCCAGGACGCCGGTATCGTACCGCCAGAGCGACAGGGATGTAGTTTGCCTGTAGCTGGATTTTCACCCTCCCCCACCCGTACGAAAAGTGTGCAAAGTCTTCAAAGCAAATATTTTAACTTTGGACTTACAGGTAGTCCCTGTTCCGAACAGAAGGCCAAGCAGGAAGGCCCGGCATTGTGCCGGGCCTCCCGTGCTTCCTGAATTAATTGTAGCAGCGGTGTCAAGACTGTTTGGCTGGTCGATGTGCTCGCGAGTTGCCGGGTGAGAACGTCGACTATACTTCGCCGCATGGAGTCTCTGGGGCAACGGCTCAGGGTGAAGCGATGGGGTCTGGCAATGGCGCGCGACCTCGCCGGGGAGATCCTTGCCGACAGGTCAGCGGTTCGTTCTTTGGTGCGGGAGCTCTTCGGCGAGGACGTAGAGGTACGCAAGCGTTCAGCCGATGTTGCGCGGCGGATCACAGAGAAGGACGGCAGACTGCTGGAGCACTATGCCGACGAACTCGCGGGTCTGCTGGAGACGCTGCCTGCGGAGGAGTCGCGGATGCGGTGGCATCTGGGGCTGGTGGTGCCGAGGATCGCGCATACTCACATGCAGCGGTTAAGGGCGGCACGTACCATGTCGCTGCTGGCTCAGGATGAGAGCAACGTGGTGAGGTGCTCCGCAGTGGAGGGACTGGGGCTGCTTGCGATGCAAGAGGCTTCGTTGCGCGATGAGGCGGAGGAGATGGCCGAGAGGTTTTTACGCGAAGGAACTCTCGCGATGAAGTCGAGGGCCAGAGCTGTAATGCAGATCTGGGCAAAGAGTACCCGACAGAAGCGATGAAGTTGCATCGAACAACTGCTAACTTCGCTCCATATCGTTCGTCTACGACGACTAGTCAATTAGTTATTCAGTTTAGCCGGGCTCCCTAATTATGTTCGAGGAGATCTCTATGTCCAAAGTACGACCACGCGTACTTGTCGCGGGTCTTTTCTGTTTCTTTGCCATTTGCCTGCAACCATGCGCCAACGCTATCGTTGAGCAGACATCAGCGAAGGACACTGCGCTCCCCGCACCCGAGGTATTTGCTCCGGGCATCATCTCCGGCCCTGCCAACGATGGTTCGCCGACGTTCTCTCCGGATGGAAGTACGCTCTTTTTCACTCGAAGTAGCGCGCACTGGTCCATTATTCTCGAATCGCATCGGCTCAAGGGTGGGTGGTCCGAGCCTAAGGTTGCATCGTTCTCCGGCGAATGGTCCGATTCCTCACCTGCTCTCTCGCCGGATGGTTCGTATCTTGTCTTTGTTTCGGTGCGCCCGCTCACTGCGGATTCTCCTCAAGCCAAACAGGGCAGCTCCCCCATTGCGTCCCACATCTGGAGGGTCAATCGCGTTGGATCAGGTTGGAGCGCGCCTGTGCAGCTTCCTGAGTCAGTGAACTCTTTCCAGTGGATCTTTCGACCGAGTGTCGCGGCGGATGGAAGCATTTATTTCACGGCTGCGGTGAAGGGAAAGGAGCTGAGTCTGTTTCGCTCGCAGTATCAGAACGGGGCCTATCGCAATGCGGAGCCTCTTTCCTTCAGTGATGGCAGCGTGAAGGACGTCGATCCTGAGATAGCTCCCGATCAGTCGTTCCTGGTGTTCACCAGTAAACGTCTCAGACCCGGTGATACGTCGCATGAGCATCTGTTTATCGTCTACAACCAAGGCGGTGTTTGGGGTTCAATCGTGCCGATCCGATACGCCGGCGACGACGCGAATGGCTCAAGTGAAGACAATGATCCGCGCTTTGGCGCGGATCATCGAACGGTTTACTTCAGCAGCGATCGCACGCTGGCAGTCCACTACCCTCGTACACGTGAGCAGGCCAATGAGGACTACCAGCGTCTCCAAACCTGGGACAACAGCAACTCCAACATATGGGTAATCTCGCTGAGTCCGGAGCTGAAGGAGGCGACCTCCTCGCAGTCCAAGCTCTGAACATGGCGACTGAGTGCAACAAGTAAAAGGCCGCCATTGCTGGCGGCCTTCTTTTGCATCGGTTTTGATTCTCTTGATTAGTCGCCGGAGACGGTCTCTTCGATGTTTTGGACGACCTCGGCCTTGGCTACTGGGGCGGCCTTGATCTCTCCGACAGAGATGAAGCCGGCAGGAGCGTCGGGCTCCTGGAGCACTTCCTTGCGGTAGAGCTTGGCCATGCGGGCGTTTTCGGCGTCCTGCTTGATCTTCGCATCGCGTGCGCGGATCTTTTCTTCGCGAGAGTTCTTCGCGATGCCGGACTTGTCGAAGGTGTCGTTGGCGGCGGCGTTGACGTGCTCGTCGTTGAGGACCAGGTCGTACTTCATCTCCGCTTCGAGACCAACTTTCTTGCCGCCGGCGAAGATCTCGTGACGGCCATGCTCCTCGTACCACTTGGTGAGGGTGGAGGTCATGTGCATCTTCTCGATGATGTTGCGCCAGCCCACTCCGGTGTTGTACGCGCAGAAGCTGATCTCACCCTCTTGTGTGGCGTAGGGGATGATGCACTGCTCGGTGCGGCGGAAGTCGTAGTTGAAGAGATCCTGGAACCACATGCCGGCGATGAAGAGGAAGTTCCAACGATCGCCGCGGCGTTTCTCGATGTCGGCCATGGTGCGGTCTGCAGTGACCTTGCCGTAGCTACGGCCGGTCGCGCCGAAGCTCTTATCGAACTTCTGCAGCAGGTCCTTGATCTTGAAGTGGGTCGGTGCAGCCTCGGGCTTGTAGTTGCGAAGCAGCGCGAGCGTGACGCCGATGATCGAGAGCCACTTGCCGCGGGCGGCGTCGTTGATGCGGGCGACGTCCTTGGCGAGGCGATCCGCATTGATGAACGCGGTGACGGGAACTGCTTCCTTTGTCTCCTTGTCGATCATCAGGGCCATCGAGATACCGCAGTTCGGGTGGCAGCCGCAGGAGAGCTGGCCCCAGTCGCGATCGGGTCCGTGGACGAGGTCGGCCCAGTCGGAGAAGGTGGACATGAAGGAGATGGGG contains:
- a CDS encoding DUF480 domain-containing protein, which produces MLELTEEEVRQALHTLEDLALTTPVREARVPKYEHRIRTVLNLRRDETAVLCLLMLRGPQTPGELRSRADRLFTFDDLVAVQSTLERLATRSATDESTPEKSVPLVTVLPRQPGSREARYAHLLGAPPDLTAYPAERVERAEPGTSTAQRVTHLEAEIANLYAAIQTLTLRMDRLEASLEEQAEASGSGDDSSVI
- a CDS encoding TolB family protein, which codes for MSKVRPRVLVAGLFCFFAICLQPCANAIVEQTSAKDTALPAPEVFAPGIISGPANDGSPTFSPDGSTLFFTRSSAHWSIILESHRLKGGWSEPKVASFSGEWSDSSPALSPDGSYLVFVSVRPLTADSPQAKQGSSPIASHIWRVNRVGSGWSAPVQLPESVNSFQWIFRPSVAADGSIYFTAAVKGKELSLFRSQYQNGAYRNAEPLSFSDGSVKDVDPEIAPDQSFLVFTSKRLRPGDTSHEHLFIVYNQGGVWGSIVPIRYAGDDANGSSEDNDPRFGADHRTVYFSSDRTLAVHYPRTREQANEDYQRLQTWDNSNSNIWVISLSPELKEATSSQSKL
- a CDS encoding ornithine cyclodeaminase family protein translates to MLSIDEDQVKALLSYDELIPAMRQALKDFSAGRVVQPLRTVMSVATYSGAAHAGWFAVMPAVYGDVMGAKMVTFYPGNADRGKHTHQAVIQLFRADTGEPLAMMDGRLITEMRTAAVSAVAVDLLARPEAKVLGILGSGVQARSHLRALSRVRKFEEIRVWSRTEGNARRFAEEVGARGTTAEEAVSGADVVLTLTSSPEPVLFGRWLKKDAMVCAVGAVTPNRRELDEEAMQGAVVVESREAALREPGDILLAKAQVSAEIGELLQGGELESGDRPVVFKSVGIAIEDIASAKLVYDRVVGAGRS
- a CDS encoding PAS domain-containing sensor histidine kinase — translated: MKFAPACAAMPDSIAKAPVTLNRRAQFRRESDAENDSLARLVARLPEAILCFDRNWVITYANAEAVRVSHIQPSDINSKTHWQLFPETVGTALERTYRTVMQTRIAQHVEHYYAPVDVWVDVHILPTDEGVALYYRDLTDRKRAETLRDSAVRQLEQIFDASPDSIVCINRNWICTFANRAALDILKTDTLIGENLWERFPSNQKEPFRSHYRTTMDRRIATEFEAYYPEPLDIWFRVSARPFEDGIIIFSSDITDRKGAELLRNAAARQLRQVLETTTDAVVSLNHHWNFTFLNRQARQLLSPVGELLGKNLWEKFPTAAHPKSDTRYHFHRAMDNGIPGEFEAFYPEPFNIWFSIQCRPYSDGMVLFFRDVTARHQSDQILKRQQDLLASVQQTARAATWDIDYATGIATYGAGSYPVFGHPLADIPDARAFKKFLLPRYLPAIAAAVQAAVETGQMIVVECQIQAADGRVLWIENRGQIIFVDGKPVSLRGLTIDITDRKKSEEALVTSEARYRVLADLNPQAIWMGAPDGSITYANQGFLDYVGLTIETLGGDHWLNAFHSEDRERVTQAWAHSVATGAEYDLEARLIRAKDGSSRWWWLRAQAVRDDSGEILHWLGVAIDIDDRKTSAETLQRRQEETERQRSELESIYQTAPVGLALFDAATLRYLRINDRQVEIIGLPREKILGQVITDVVSLPGLKELLETAASGRPVRGQLLHGELPGRPDEQRSFNVSYSPVFAADGSVEAIAAVVLEVTLQKKAEAALIQSEKLAAVGRLASSISHEINNPLEAITNLLYLINLSADLPENTREYLHTAQGELSRVCQIATQTLRFHRQAVRATQVNAADLVDAVLNLYQGRLANSHIKVEATYKTSTTILCFENDIRQVLNNLIANAIDAMRVSGGRLIVRAHDATDCSPNSAQSRHGIRITIADTGHGMAQAVKARLFEPFYTTKDLNGTGLGLWISAGIVTRHQGRLTYRSSEHPIHHGTIFSLFLPWAEVDSPSSA
- a CDS encoding YcbK family protein, yielding MRRLRTKGFAAVAATTMLIFGMSGSSWARTVRTRVHAGLRSTLHTSARTKTHPVAITGEEVVPGVMPDEISSGVASSELSDDGKPYQLRMTNLHTGESLDVIYRIGDTYVPEALEKLNYFLRDHYTQDVVRYEPKEFDVLHAMMSRLGRVSGVIQVVCGYRTPETNEALRHSSVKTGVAEHSQHMEGHAIDLRVPGVSTAQLRNTALSLHAGGVGYYPVSQFVHVDVGPVREWAFGATPRKPGRRYRTARATGM